The segment CTCCATGAACACCAGCTCGGCCTGACGCTCACTGAGGCGGGAGTCTCCTTGATCCACACTGCTAGTGAGCTGCTCCTTAGTACGCTCGAGATTCCGGCGCCGTTCCTTCAGCACCTCTGCATAGCCTTCGCTCTTCTCATAGGATTGACTGAACTGGAGCAGCTGGGATTGAATGCCTTCGACCTCCTCCTCCAGCTGCTTTAAGGCCAGACGGTCGCTCTCCAGCTTCGCATCATGGGCCGAGACAACCGTTGACAGAGACAGCTGCTCCTGCTTCAGCAGCTCCAGCTTCTCTCCTGCCTCACTCCAGGCGGTATGAATCTGTTCGATCTGGTACACATACAGAGAAATCTCTTTATATTTGAGCTGTTCCTTCAGCTCTTTGTATCGCATAGCCTTCGCGGACTGTTCCTTCAGCGGACCAATCTGATCCTCCAGCTCGGTCACCAGGTCATGAATTCGAAGCAGGTTCTGCTCGGTTTCATCCAGCTTGCGCACCGATTCCTTCTTGCGTGATTTATATTTGACAATGCCCGAGGCTTCTTCAAAAATCCCTCTGCGATCCTCCGAGCGGGTGCTTAAAATCTCTTCAATCCGGCCCTGGCCAATGATGGAATACGCTTCCTTGCCAATTCCCGTATCCATAAACAGCTCGGTAATATCCTTCAGCCGGCAGGGCTGGCGATTAATCAGATATTCACTATCGCCGCTGCGGTGGACCCGCCGGGTCACTGTCACCTCGCTGAAGTCGAGCGGAAGCACATGGTCAGCATTATCCAGGGTTAAAGATACCTCCCCATAATTGACCGCTTTACGAGCATCACTTCCGGCAAAAATGATGTCCTCCATCTTTCCGCCCCGAAGCGATTTCGCACTCTGTTCTCCGAGAACCCAGCGAATCCCATCGGATATATTGCTTTTACCGCTGCCGTTCGGTCCAACGACCGCGGTAATGCCCCGGACAAAATCCATCTCCGTCTTATCGGCAAACGATTTAAAGCCCGCTAACTCGATTCTTTTCAAGAACATATCTTCCCTATCACCTCAAACGTTATTGTACCATACCCCGATCTTTCTTCACCTGCGATCCCCTGTCTTTGCTTGTTCCCAGACAACGAAAAAGAGCAAAAAACAGTCGTCGCCTCTCTCTTACCAATGATTCGCGCGACTGCTCTTTGCTCTTTGTTTGTCCGCAAGGACCGCTGCTAGGCCTCAGTGGCTCGGATGCGCTTTAACGCGACCGCTGCAGCCTGCTGCTCTGCTTCCTTCTTGGAGCGTCCGCTGCCTCGTCCAAGACATTCGCTTCCCATGTGTACCTCAGAGACAAACTCCCGCTCATGCGCAGGTCCCCGCTCCTCTACAATCCGGTATTCCAGTGTTCCCATGCCGTGATGCTGTGTCAATTCCTGCAGCTCGGTCTTGTAATCGCTCATCTGCGGGCGTCCGTTTAGCGTAATGGAAGGAAATACATGATCATTCAAAAAAACACTGACGGCTTCCAGGCCCTGATCCAGATAGAGCGCTCCCACAAAGGATTCGAACACATCCGCGAGCAGAGCCGGGCGGGTTCTGCCGCCCGTCATTTCCTCGCCTTTGCCCAGCAGTACGTACCGGCCGAAATCCAGCTTCTCGGCAAATTTGACCAGCGAAGGCTCACATACAATAGCCGCCCTCAGCTTGGTTAATTCGCCCTCCGGCCGATCCGGATACTGATTGTACAAAAATTCACTGACCGTGAGCTCAAGCACGGCATCACCCAGAAATTCAAGCCGTTCATTGTCCTGATTCTGGGTGAACCGGTGTTCATTGACATACGAGGCGTGGGTAAAGGCTTGCTTCAGCAGCGTGCCGTTACGAAACCGGATCTGGAGTTTATGCTGTAACTGCTTCAGATCTCCACTCAACGCACTGTCCCCTTACTTACTGAATTTTTTAAGAATAATGGTGGCGTTATGGCCCCCGAATCCAAAGGAGTTGGACATGACTACGTCCAGGTCGCTTGGTCTTGGATGGTTTGGAACATAATCCAGATCACATTCCGGATCCTGATCCTCCAGATTGATCGTCGGCGCAATGGTCTGATGAGTCAGGCTCAGTGCACAAATGACCGCTTCCACGCCGCCGGCTGCGCCCAGCAGATGCCCGGTCATGGACTTCGTAGAGCTGACCGCCAGCTTGTACGCATGATCACCGAACGCCTTCTTAACCGCCAGCGTTTCCGAGCGGTCACCGACCGGCGTAGACGTTCCGTGCGCATTGATGTAATCCACCTGCTCTGGCGCAATGCCTGCGTCACGGATCGCCATGTTCATACAGCGTGCCGCACCTTCCGGATTCGGCTCCGTGATATGGTGAGCATCAGCGCTCAAGCCATAGCCAATCACTTCTGCATAAATCTTGGCGCCGCGCTTCTCCGCATGCTCCAGCGATTCCAGAATCAGCACACCGGCTCCTTCGCCCATAACAAAGCCGTCACGGCCCGTATCAAACGGTCGGCTGGCTTTCTCCGGCTCCTCATTGCGTGTCGACATCGCTCTCATGGAGCAGAAGCCTGCCATGCCGGTAGGACGGATTGTCGCTTCAGCACCGCCGCACACCATGACATCTGCGTCTCCCCGCTGGATCATACGCATAGAGTCCCCGATCGAGTGCGTGCCTGTAGCGCAGGCCGTAACCTGCGTCGTATTCGGCCCCTTGGCACCCAGGTTGATTGACATCTGGCCGGACGCCATATTAGCGATCATCATCGGGATAAAGAACGGGCTAACCCGCTTCGGACCCTTCTCCAGCAGGACATTATGCTGATCCTCCCAGGTGCCTAGGCCGCCAATGCCGGAGCCGATCGACACGCCTACGCGCTCCGCTTCTGCATTCTCGCCGATCACAATGCCGCTGTCCTCCAGCGCCTTGGAGCCGGCAGCTACCGCAAACTGCACGAACCGGTCCATCTTCCGCGCTTCCTTCCGGTCCATATAATCCTCAGGGTTGAAATCCTTCACCGACGCCGCAATCTGCGTTGGATAGTCGCTGACATCAAAAGCCTCTACCACCGAAATACCGGATTTCCCTTCCATCAGGCTGTTCCAGAAGGTATCCAGGTCCTGACCCAATGAGGTCATAACGCCCATACCTGTAATTACTACTCTCTGTTTCAAAACAGATCACCTCTATATAGACTGCACTTCCGCAATCGGAAGGGCTGCAGTAATAATCTTTCATGTGCTGCATGCATCAAGCATGAGTGGAGTTTTAAAAAGTCTGAGAATGAGGAGAAGTCCCGCCTTTCATCCAAAAGAACGGGACCCAATTGATTCCTTAGGTATGAGATTGTATGTACTTCACAACTTCACCTACGGTTGTAATTTTCTCCGCATCTTCATCAGAGATCTCCATATCAAACTCATCTTCCAATTCCATAACCAATTCTACTACGTCGAGAGAATCAGCTCCAAGGTCATCTTTGAAAGATGCTTCTAGTGTAACGTCGGCTTCGTCAGCACCCAGGCGGTCGACAACGATGCGTTTCACGCGTTCTAATACATCGGACATCCGGCTCACCTCCTCTTTGGACATTATACGAGATATGACTTCAAATTACCATAGAAGCCCTGTGAATTCATGGGCTGTCCAAGCCCCCGCTATTCATCATAGCTGACAGGGTCGTTACATATACATTCCGCCGTCCACATGAAGGGTCTGTCCCGTCATGTAGGAAGCACCGGCAGAAGCCAGGAACACTACGATCGAAGCGATCTCTTCCGGCTGTCCCAAGCGAGCCAGCGGAATATCGTTCAACAGCTTCTGGCGCATCTCCTCCGGCAGCTCCCGCGTCATATCGGTATCGATAAAGCCGGGGGCTACCGCATTGACCGTAATACCGCGGGAAGCCAATTCCCTAGCCGCAGACTTGGTCAGACCGATCACACCGGCCTTGGCTGCAACATAGTTCGACTGCCCCGGATTCCCTAAGGCACCTACTACAGAGGAGATGTTGATAATTCTTCCGGAGCGCTGCTTCATCATAGGACGAGTGACAGCCTTCAGACAATTGAATACTCCCTTCAGGTTCGTTTCAATGACCTGATCAAACTCCTCTTCCTTCATACGCATGATGAGGTTGTCTCTCGTGATGCCTGCATTGTTGACGAGGATATCTATCCTCCCCCAGGCAGACAGCACCTGCTTCACAAGCTCTTCCGCTTCGCCGCTGACGCCGACATTGCCCTTCAGCACGAGCGCCTCCACGCCTTTGGCGCGAATCTCCTCGGCGACCTGCTCCGCTGCAGCCTGGTTACCGGAATAGTTTACCGCTACATTCACGCCCTGTTCGGCGAGCGCAAGTGCAATACTGCGGCCGATTCCACGGGAACCGCCGGTGACCAGTGACGTTTGCCCTTCTAACATTCGTTTCATCCTAACACCTCCTTTTCTCAAATACAGAGCCACTAGAGCCTGTCTAAAGCTACAAGCCAACCGACATCCCTAAACCTTCGCTTCAAGCTCCTGCAGGCTAGCCAAGCTGTTAATATTTATCAGCTTGACATTCTTGTCAATCTTCTTAATCAGACCGCTCAGCACATTGCCCGGACCGATCTCGATAAATGTATCCACACCCTGCGAGATCATCCACTCCACGCTGTCATGCCAGAGCACAGGAGAGTATACCTGCTCAACCAGCAGACTGCGGATTTGAGAGGCGCTGTCCGCCGGCCGCGCTGTAACATTGGCCACGACAGGGATTTCCGGCTTCGCTAGCGTGATGTCTGCCAGCTTGCCAGCCAGACGCTCTGACGCCTCCTTCATCATAGAGGAGTGAAACGGTCCGCTGACCTCCAGCGGGATGGCGCGCTTGGCTCCAGCTTCCTTGATTCGGGCAGATGCAGCGGCTACGCCCTCGGCGGTACCGGAGATGACGATCTGTCCCGGGCAGTTCACGTTGGCCAGCTCTACAGAAAAGCCTTCCGCCGTAATGCTGCTGCACAGAGAGGAGAGACCTTCTCGCTCTGCACCCAGCACGGCAGCCATAGCTCCCTGTCCCCCAGGTACAGCCGCTTCCATATATTCTCCCCGGGCTCTTACCACCTTGACGGCATCCTGCAGGGTCATAACCCCGGCCGCAACGAGGGCACTGTATTCGCCCAGGCTGTGCCCAGCCACATAATGAGGCACAATGCCATGCTCGCGCAGTCCCTCCAGATAAGCAATGCTTGCTGTAAGAAGTGCCGGCTGTGTGTTCGCGGTTTGCTTCAGCTGTTCCTCCGGACCGTTAAACATGAGTGAGCTGAGGCTCCATCCGAGCTCCTGGTCCGCACTGTCCACAATCGCTTTTGAAGCCGGAATGGCATCATAGACATCCTTCGCCATTCCGACGGATTGGGCTCCCTGCCCGGGAAATACAAATGCAATCTTATTCAAGTGATAAGCTCCTCTCCTTGATATGTGGTGTAACTGCCCCCGACAGGGGATCACCATTTCAGGACAGCTGCTCCCCAGGTCAGGCCGCCACCGAAGCCGACCATAAGCACAGTATCGCCTTCCTGGATTCGTCCCTCCTCCAGCGCTTCAACAAGCGCGAGCGGAACAGAAGCGGCAGAGGTATTCGCATATTTGTCCACGTTGATCACTACTTTTTCCGGTGGTAATGACAAACGCTCCATCGCTGACTGAATAATCCGGATGTTTGCCTGATGCGGGATAAAGAGATCCACGTCCTCTTTGGACGCGCCGGCTTTCTCCAGCACCTTCTCCGTTGCTGTGCCCATCACACGGACAGCAAACTTGAACACTTCCCGGCCATTCATGAAGATGGAATGCTTCTTGGCCTCAATGCTTTCCAATGAAGCCGGCACGCGTGAGCCGCCGCCTTCAAGGTACAGGTGAGATCCCCCGGCACCTTCCGCTCCAAGATCAAAGGCCTTGAAGCCTCGTCCCTCCGGTACCTCGCCAAGGACAACGGCACCCGCGCCGTCGCCGAACAGGACGCAGGTGTTCCGGTCGGTATAATCTGTGATCCGCGACAGGCAGTCTGCGCCAATAACGAGGGCGTTCTTGTACATGCCGGTCTGCAAAAAGTTTACTGCTGTCGCCAGGCCATAGACAAAGCCCGAACAGGCTGCCGACAGATCAAAAGCCGCAGCTTTCTTCGCGCCAAGACGCTCCTGCAGCAGACAAGCTGTAGAAGGGAAGAACATATCCGGCGTTATGGTCGCCACAATGATCAGGTCCAACTCCTCACCGGACATGCCCGCAGCCTCCAGCGCTTTGACCGCAGCATGGTAAGACAGATCTGACGTTGCCTCCTCCGGAGCAGCGATATGGCGTTCGCGGATTCCGGTACGGGACACAATCCACTCATCCGACGTATCGACCATCTTCTCCAGATCCTGATTGGTCAGGACTTTCTCCGGTACGTATTTACCGGCCCCGATAATGCCAACCGGACGTAATTGGTTATTCATACTCTCACTCACTTCCTGCTGATTTCACTTGAGATACTCTGAACGAGATGATTCTGAACGGCAAACCTGGCCTGCCGGACAGCATTCTTGATAGCATTGGCATCAGAAGATCCATGGGCCTTCACGACAAGCCCCTTCAAACCGAGCAGCGGTGCGCCTCCATGCTCCTTGTAATCCATCATAGATTTCAGATTCCGCAATTGCGGCATCATCAGAGCAGCGGCCAGCTTAGTCTTCAGCGACTGCCCAAACTGCTCCTTCAGCAGCGAGAACAGCGTGCCTGCTGTGCCTTCGATGGATTTCAGCATAATGTTACCGGCGAAGCCATCGCACACAATGACATCACAGACGCCATTCATAATATCCCGTGATTCCACATTGCCTACAAAATGAATCGAAAGCGACTCCAGCAGCGGATACGCATGCTTGGTCAGCTCATTGCCTTTTCCCGCCTCGGTGCCGATGTTCAGCAGTCCGACCCGCGGCCGGGACAATCCGTGTACCTTTTCCCGATACAGGCTTCCCATCAAGGCATATTGCTGCAAATGCTCCGGCTTGGCATCCATATTGGCTCCCAGATCCAGAGCAAGCACTCCCTTGCCGTCCACGGTCGGGATCATCGGTGCGAGCGCAGGGCGCTCGATGCCCTCCATCCGGCCGACAACCAGCAGACCGGTTGTCATCAAGGCTCCTGTATTGCCGGCAGAAATCATTGCATCTGCTTGTCCCTCATGGACCATCCGCCCTGCAACGACCATCGAGGCATCCTTCTTGCGGCGGACGGCGCGAACCGGCTCATCCTCCGCCTCGATCACCTCGCTGGCAGGCTGGACAAGCAAATTTGAAGGGCGGTCTTTCAGCAGCGGCGTCAAGGCCGCCTCATTACCGACCAGAACAATTTCAGTATCCTTCCATTCCCGGGCAGCAGCCAGCGCTCCTTCTACATTACTGTGCGGGGCGTGGTCTCCTCCCATGGCATCAATTGCAATTCTCACTTGCGGTTTCCTCCTTCGAAAAGTGTCACTCGGCTGCCGAACGGTAGACGACAAAATTCCCTTGAAAAACCATTTCGTCACCGACGTAGGTGAACACCTCAACCTTCGCCTTTTGAGCAGCATGGGTTCGTACGTATGCCTTGGCAATACATTTCTCCCCCAGACGCACCTGTCTCAGAAACCGGATATCCGCAGAGGACGTCAGGGCAATCTCATCATTAATCACAGCCACCGCCAGCGAGTTCGCCTGAGCGAATACATTGTGTCCCCGGGCAATCTTCGTTCTGCTGAATACGTGCTCCTCCCGAATCTCAAAAATCGAAATCCCGCTCTTGTCCAGCTGCAAATCGACAATGTCTCCGATGACCTCCTCCAGCGACAGGGACTTGACCTGGTCGTAGGAGTGCTCGGCCATCTGCTTCATCCGTTCACGCAGCTCCGGAATCCCCAGCTCCATCCGATCAAGCCGTATCGTCTGAATGCTCACCTTCAGCTGCCGTGTCAGCTCCCGATCGGTGACAAAAGGGTTCTCCTCGATCATTCTCATCAGCGACTGGTGGCGTTCCTTCTTCGGAAGACGTTCCATGGTGCTTCGGCCTCCTTCTGCCGCAATAGCGCCGTCCATATAGTATATTTCAGCGGATGCTGCATGCATTCCGCTATATTTAGAACCTGGTACTAAGATTAAGTATAAAGGATGTCCCCCTAAAAAGAAAGAGAACACCGGACAAAAAAAATAGCACCTCACCATAGATGAAGTACTACTTGTAATAAAACTATTGTTTGATAATCTCTCTAGCTTTGTACGTTCCACACACTTTGCATACGCGGTGAGCCAATTTCAATTCTCCGCACTGCTCGCATTTCACCATGCCTGGCACAGCCAGCTTAAAGTGAGTACGACGCTTGTCACGACGTGTTTTGGACGTTCTACGTTGAGGTACTGCCATGTTCCCACCTCCTTATCCGTTCAGCCCGCCAAGACGGGATGTTAAATCCATCATCATTTAAAAAAGTCCTTCAGCCCGGCCAGCCTCGGGTCGATCACTTCCGTGTCGCAGCCGCAGGAGCCTTCATTCAAATCTCTGCCGCATTTCGGACAAAGACCGCTGCAGTCCTTCCTGCACACCGGGGCCAGCGGTAAATAGAGCAGCAATGCTTCCTTCACATAGTCGGCAAGATCCACACTCTCACCTTCTACATACGTGATATCATCATTTTCATCCTGGAGGTTGTCCAGGCTGTCTACCGGCTGGAATACTTCATGAAAAGGGATGTCTACATGTTCGTTCACCGGATCCAGGCATCTGGAGCAGTGCATAACCAAATCGCCTTGCAGGCGCCCGGTTACAACTATCGAGCCGTCAACGGAGGATCTTGCAGCCAAATCCGCTTGAAGCGGCTTCACCTCAATAATATCCTTCCGGCCCTTCACCGTCTGACTGACATCCACGGTTTGATGGAATTGTAACGGTTGATCGCTGGTTGTCAATTTACGAAATTGAATAAGCATATCCATCACTCCAAACAAACAAAATTTATTATACCGATTCTTTGCGCCTTTTGTCAACAGGGTATGCATGAAGATCAGGGCAATTTCCGTTTGAAAATGAGTATAGCACGGCGCTTCAGGTCATTTCTATGATTATCGAGAAAAGCGGAATGTGTTTATGATATATTTTGTTCAAGGAGCTGATCTCGTGAAAACCGTTGGAATCATCGTGGAATACAACCCGCTTCATAATGGACATGTCCTGCACTATAAGAAATCCAAGGCCATCGCCCAGGCAGAGCGTACGGTCGCTGTCATGAGCGGGAATTTCCTTCAGCGCGGAGAGCCTGCTCTGGCCGGCAAACGGGCGCGGACCGAAATGGCGCTGTCCATGGGAGCTGACCTTGTCATCGAGCTTCCTGCTGCCTATGCAATACAGCCTGCCGAATGGTTCGCTTACGGCGCTGTTTCGCTGCTGCACGCTACCGGTGTTGTAGACAGCCTCTGCTTCGGCTCAGAGAGCGGCACACTGAGGGAGCTGACCCCTCTTGCGGCGCTGCTGTCTGCCGAGGACAGCCCGTTCAGAGAAGAGCTGCACCGCCAGATGAGCCTCGGGCACAGCTATCCTGCAGCCTATGCGGCCGCTGCCGGAGCGGCCCAAGGCTCATCTCCGGCTGAAGCCGCCGAGATCACCTCGCTGCTGGGCAAGCCGAACAACACATTAGGACTGCACTATTTGATGGCATTGCGGAGACTGAACAGTCCCATTCAGGCATATACAATTCCCCGGGAAGCGGCACAGTACCATGATCTGCTGCCAGCCGGGCCGACGATCGCCAGCGCCACCTCGATCCGGCGCATCATTCGGGAGCAGGGCCTGGAAGCGGCAGCACCGTATATGCCCCGCTATACCCTGGATATTTTGAGAAGAGAGACCGCGCTAGGGCGGGGTCCTGTGGACTGGGAGGCTTTCAAACAGCCGCTCTTTCTGCTGCTCCAAACCTTAAGCACTCGTGGACTTAGCCGTATGCTGGAGGTCAGCGAGGGCCTGGAGCACCGGATCAAGAGACTGCTGCCGCTCCTCCCCCAGCCGTCCGTTGAAGAGCTGATTAGCGCCCTGAAAACGAAACGCTATACGCGAACCAAGCTTCAGCGGATGCTGCTGCATATTTTGCTTCAGCACAGCAAGGAGGAGCTGAGCCCGGAGCGTCTTGCCCATGGACCCGGCTATATCAGGGTGCTCGGCTTCAGCTCTCGCGGTCAGGAGCTGCTGAAGGCCATGAAGAAAAGTGCTGCCCTTCCGGTCATTATGCAGGCCTCGGACCTGGAGCATCCTCAGCTGGAGCTCGATGTACAAGCTTCCGCAGCTTATGCCGGAGCCTACCCTGATCCGCACACGTCCTGGATGTACGAGGACTACCTTATGCCCCCGCTGCGGCTTTAAGCGGGAGGCTTTCCATATAATCCAGCGCATCCTGCAATTTCTCTACCGGCACCAGCTTCATGTCCGTGCCGATCTGGTCTGCACGGGCCCTGGCGTCCTCGAAATTTTGGCGCGGCACGAAGAAAATCTCTGCCCCTTCACGATCGGCAGCCACAATCTTGTGCACAATCCCGCCAATGGGGCCCACCGTCCCCTCCTTCGTTATCGTCCCCGTACCGGCTGCAACATATCCTTTGGTCAAATCTCCGGGAGTCAGCTGATTGTAAATTTCCATCGTAAACATTAATCCCGCGGAAGGCCCTCCAATATTCGTAGCCGAGAAGGCTACCTTATGGTCCGGATGATCCGGCTGGATCGTCTGCATGGTTGCAATGAGTACGCCGAGGCCCGGCCTTTTTTCCCCGGTTGCGCTGTCTGTAATTTCGACCAGCGGGAGAGTCACATCAAGCGGCTTGCCACTGCGCTCCAGCTGTACCTGAATGCGGTCACCGGCCTGCAGTGTACGAATAATTTCGGTCAAAGCCTCATGATCGTACACAGCCGTTCCGTTCACCTTCATCAGCTTGTCACCTGGACGGAAATAAGCCTCGCTGCCATACGTGTCCGGGACGGAACGGATAAACATATAATCTGGCACAATGTTGTAAGGAATCCCTGCAGCGGTATATGCCGCCTCCACGGCGAGTGACTGTGAGGTATTCATGTAATAGATCTGGGTCGCGCTGTATTCCTCTTTACTCTGGTCACCCAGCTTCTGCTCCTTCTGTACGACCTCGCTGTTAGGATTGACCGCCGACCAGGCGAGAAGCGCAATGTTGGCATAGCTCGCCGACACCGTTGTCAGCATAAATGCCCCCTGCTCCTCGGAATCTCCGCCATTCACCGAAATCATCGGCTTGATTTCCTCCGCGCTGCCCGGCTGATAGATCATGTAGGGAGTCGGCATGTAGACGATAACGTACACCATGACAGCGACCAGCAGCAGATAAGCGGCGACTCTCATTCCACTTGAATTTCTTGTTCTGTTCATTTGATGTCTCCTTCCCCCGGATGCAGCTGTAGTCCAGCTGAAGTCCTTGTACACAAGGTCTAAAGGGCTGTCATCCCTGCATAAAATGGTACTAGCCATGTTTACGCAGGAAGGAGACCCCTTATGAATAAAGACCCTGCCGGCGGTCTGAAGGCCGGCCTTTGGATCACGGTCTTGCTGGGAACGGCGGCATTCTTGCTCGTTGCAGCCATTGTCAGCGGACCGGAAACTGCTTTTGAGGCTTCGCTTCATGCGTTACAGCTGTGGTGGCATATCGTCTTCCCGGCGCTGCTGCCCTTCCTCGTGCTGACCGAAATCATGCTGGCAAGCGGCGCTTCCCACGGCGCAGGCGTACTGCTGGAGCCGTTGATGCGCCGCGTGCTGAAGCTGCCGGGACAAGCAGGCTGGGTGCTCGTTACCGGCATGACTGCCGGCTTTCCGGCCGGAGCGCAGGCGGCGCAGACGCTGGCCCAGCAGGACCGATTGAGTCCACAGCTGACCGGCAGACTTGCGTCGTTATCACATTTTTGCAGCCCGATGGCCATTCTGATCGTCGTCGGAGCCGGCATGCTGCAGGACCCTGCCGCTGGCTACGTGCTGCTAATAGCGCATTGGTCAGGAGGACTGCTGGCGGCGTGGACACGCTCACGCAAGCATCAGAGCAGCGATGACATCCCGTCCGTGCCACACCACCAGCATACAAGTCCTCTGCTGCTAAGGGCTGCGCAGGCAGCCGGGCAGGCCAGGGCCCGAGACGGACGCAGCCTGGGCAGGCTGCTCGGCGATTCGGTCAGCCGCTCCGTTCAGACGCTGATGATAACCGGCGGGTACATTATTATTTTTGCTGTGCTGATCTCTCTGCTGCAGCATTACTTCCCTATTGTACCCGGAAGCTTGACCTCCGGGACTCTGGAGCTGTACACCGGCGCGCAGGC is part of the Paenibacillus algicola genome and harbors:
- the fabD gene encoding ACP S-malonyltransferase, with the protein product MNKIAFVFPGQGAQSVGMAKDVYDAIPASKAIVDSADQELGWSLSSLMFNGPEEQLKQTANTQPALLTASIAYLEGLREHGIVPHYVAGHSLGEYSALVAAGVMTLQDAVKVVRARGEYMEAAVPGGQGAMAAVLGAEREGLSSLCSSITAEGFSVELANVNCPGQIVISGTAEGVAAASARIKEAGAKRAIPLEVSGPFHSSMMKEASERLAGKLADITLAKPEIPVVANVTARPADSASQIRSLLVEQVYSPVLWHDSVEWMISQGVDTFIEIGPGNVLSGLIKKIDKNVKLININSLASLQELEAKV
- the fapR gene encoding transcription factor FapR gives rise to the protein MERLPKKERHQSLMRMIEENPFVTDRELTRQLKVSIQTIRLDRMELGIPELRERMKQMAEHSYDQVKSLSLEEVIGDIVDLQLDKSGISIFEIREEHVFSRTKIARGHNVFAQANSLAVAVINDEIALTSSADIRFLRQVRLGEKCIAKAYVRTHAAQKAKVEVFTYVGDEMVFQGNFVVYRSAAE
- the acpP gene encoding acyl carrier protein gives rise to the protein MSDVLERVKRIVVDRLGADEADVTLEASFKDDLGADSLDVVELVMELEDEFDMEISDEDAEKITTVGEVVKYIQSHT
- the rnc gene encoding ribonuclease III, with amino-acid sequence MSGDLKQLQHKLQIRFRNGTLLKQAFTHASYVNEHRFTQNQDNERLEFLGDAVLELTVSEFLYNQYPDRPEGELTKLRAAIVCEPSLVKFAEKLDFGRYVLLGKGEEMTGGRTRPALLADVFESFVGALYLDQGLEAVSVFLNDHVFPSITLNGRPQMSDYKTELQELTQHHGMGTLEYRIVEERGPAHEREFVSEVHMGSECLGRGSGRSKKEAEQQAAAVALKRIRATEA
- a CDS encoding YceD family protein, with protein sequence MLIQFRKLTTSDQPLQFHQTVDVSQTVKGRKDIIEVKPLQADLAARSSVDGSIVVTGRLQGDLVMHCSRCLDPVNEHVDIPFHEVFQPVDSLDNLQDENDDITYVEGESVDLADYVKEALLLYLPLAPVCRKDCSGLCPKCGRDLNEGSCGCDTEVIDPRLAGLKDFFK
- the plsX gene encoding phosphate acyltransferase PlsX, producing the protein MRIAIDAMGGDHAPHSNVEGALAAAREWKDTEIVLVGNEAALTPLLKDRPSNLLVQPASEVIEAEDEPVRAVRRKKDASMVVAGRMVHEGQADAMISAGNTGALMTTGLLVVGRMEGIERPALAPMIPTVDGKGVLALDLGANMDAKPEHLQQYALMGSLYREKVHGLSRPRVGLLNIGTEAGKGNELTKHAYPLLESLSIHFVGNVESRDIMNGVCDVIVCDGFAGNIMLKSIEGTAGTLFSLLKEQFGQSLKTKLAAALMMPQLRNLKSMMDYKEHGGAPLLGLKGLVVKAHGSSDANAIKNAVRQARFAVQNHLVQSISSEISRK
- the fabG gene encoding 3-oxoacyl-[acyl-carrier-protein] reductase, with translation MKRMLEGQTSLVTGGSRGIGRSIALALAEQGVNVAVNYSGNQAAAEQVAEEIRAKGVEALVLKGNVGVSGEAEELVKQVLSAWGRIDILVNNAGITRDNLIMRMKEEEFDQVIETNLKGVFNCLKAVTRPMMKQRSGRIINISSVVGALGNPGQSNYVAAKAGVIGLTKSAARELASRGITVNAVAPGFIDTDMTRELPEEMRQKLLNDIPLARLGQPEEIASIVVFLASAGASYMTGQTLHVDGGMYM
- a CDS encoding nucleotidyltransferase — its product is MKTVGIIVEYNPLHNGHVLHYKKSKAIAQAERTVAVMSGNFLQRGEPALAGKRARTEMALSMGADLVIELPAAYAIQPAEWFAYGAVSLLHATGVVDSLCFGSESGTLRELTPLAALLSAEDSPFREELHRQMSLGHSYPAAYAAAAGAAQGSSPAEAAEITSLLGKPNNTLGLHYLMALRRLNSPIQAYTIPREAAQYHDLLPAGPTIASATSIRRIIREQGLEAAAPYMPRYTLDILRRETALGRGPVDWEAFKQPLFLLLQTLSTRGLSRMLEVSEGLEHRIKRLLPLLPQPSVEELISALKTKRYTRTKLQRMLLHILLQHSKEELSPERLAHGPGYIRVLGFSSRGQELLKAMKKSAALPVIMQASDLEHPQLELDVQASAAYAGAYPDPHTSWMYEDYLMPPLRL
- a CDS encoding beta-ketoacyl-ACP synthase III; this translates as MNNQLRPVGIIGAGKYVPEKVLTNQDLEKMVDTSDEWIVSRTGIRERHIAAPEEATSDLSYHAAVKALEAAGMSGEELDLIIVATITPDMFFPSTACLLQERLGAKKAAAFDLSAACSGFVYGLATAVNFLQTGMYKNALVIGADCLSRITDYTDRNTCVLFGDGAGAVVLGEVPEGRGFKAFDLGAEGAGGSHLYLEGGGSRVPASLESIEAKKHSIFMNGREVFKFAVRVMGTATEKVLEKAGASKEDVDLFIPHQANIRIIQSAMERLSLPPEKVVINVDKYANTSAASVPLALVEALEEGRIQEGDTVLMVGFGGGLTWGAAVLKW
- the fabF gene encoding beta-ketoacyl-ACP synthase II — its product is MKQRVVITGMGVMTSLGQDLDTFWNSLMEGKSGISVVEAFDVSDYPTQIAASVKDFNPEDYMDRKEARKMDRFVQFAVAAGSKALEDSGIVIGENAEAERVGVSIGSGIGGLGTWEDQHNVLLEKGPKRVSPFFIPMMIANMASGQMSINLGAKGPNTTQVTACATGTHSIGDSMRMIQRGDADVMVCGGAEATIRPTGMAGFCSMRAMSTRNEEPEKASRPFDTGRDGFVMGEGAGVLILESLEHAEKRGAKIYAEVIGYGLSADAHHITEPNPEGAARCMNMAIRDAGIAPEQVDYINAHGTSTPVGDRSETLAVKKAFGDHAYKLAVSSTKSMTGHLLGAAGGVEAVICALSLTHQTIAPTINLEDQDPECDLDYVPNHPRPSDLDVVMSNSFGFGGHNATIILKKFSK
- the rpmF gene encoding 50S ribosomal protein L32, with the protein product MAVPQRRTSKTRRDKRRTHFKLAVPGMVKCEQCGELKLAHRVCKVCGTYKAREIIKQ